The Streptomonospora litoralis genome window below encodes:
- a CDS encoding CoA-transferase subunit beta, which produces MTTTTGYTADEMMTVAAAHALTSEMACFVGIGLPSTAANLACRTHAPGLWMIYESGTLGTRPGTLPLSIGDGVLAETADTVVSVPEVFNYWLQPGRIDVGFLGAAQIDRYANINTTVIGDYSDPKVRLPGAGGAPEIAASCREVVVVVRQSTRAFVDRVDFVTSMGHGRGAGDRESLGLPGAGPTRVITDLGVLKPDPQTRELTLAQLHPGVTAEDARAATGWDLAVSPDLATTPEPTAEELAVLRSLSGRE; this is translated from the coding sequence ATGACCACAACCACGGGCTACACCGCAGACGAGATGATGACGGTGGCCGCCGCCCACGCTCTGACGTCGGAGATGGCCTGCTTCGTGGGCATCGGCCTGCCCAGCACGGCGGCCAACCTCGCGTGCCGCACCCACGCCCCCGGCCTGTGGATGATCTACGAGTCGGGCACCCTGGGCACCCGGCCCGGCACACTCCCGCTGTCGATCGGCGACGGCGTGCTCGCCGAGACCGCCGACACCGTCGTATCGGTGCCCGAGGTGTTCAACTACTGGCTGCAGCCCGGGCGGATCGACGTCGGCTTCCTCGGCGCCGCCCAGATCGACCGCTACGCCAACATCAACACCACGGTCATCGGCGACTACTCCGACCCCAAGGTGCGTCTGCCCGGCGCGGGCGGCGCCCCCGAGATCGCCGCCTCCTGCCGCGAGGTCGTGGTCGTCGTCCGCCAGAGCACCCGCGCCTTCGTGGACCGCGTCGATTTCGTGACCTCGATGGGCCACGGCCGCGGCGCCGGCGACCGCGAGAGCCTCGGACTGCCGGGCGCCGGGCCCACCCGCGTCATCACCGACCTGGGAGTGCTCAAGCCCGACCCGCAGACGCGCGAGCTCACCCTCGCCCAGCTGCACCCCGGCGTCACCGCCGAGGACGCCCGCGCCGCAACGGGGTGGGACCTCGCCGTCTCCCCCGACCTGGCCACGACGCCCGAGCCCACCGCCGAGGAACTCGCGGTGCTGCGTTCACTGTCGGGGCGGGAATAG
- the pcaB gene encoding 3-carboxy-cis,cis-muconate cycloisomerase, which produces MNEDSGAAGGLYGGIFGRGGIAAETDDRAWLRALLDAEAALARAHARVGLVPAEHAAAITAACVPEAFDADALGAAAAGAGNPVVPLVAELTRRVGGDAARHIHHGATSQDIMDTAAMLVARRAGGAVAEHTDGAAELLAELAAGHRDTVMAGRTLLQQALPTTFGAAAAGWLEGLDTAAHRLTEVLTQRAAAQLGGAAGTLASLGEHGPAVVAAFAEEAGLAEPALPWHTERGRIADIAGGLGRVCGAVGKTAGDIVLLAQTEVGEVVEAGGAGVGGSSTLPHKRNPIAAVSAVACAEQAPGLVSTLFAAQAQQHQRAAGPWHAEWPALTRLLDAAGSAAAWLCTSLERLEVRPEAMRANLAASGGFPMAERVTTDLAGELGRSQAHERVRDACAEAADSGRALGEVLAEHLAGRRSRARIDELLDPAGYLGSTGVLVDRALAARTRRPRPEPGGTGPSTGERR; this is translated from the coding sequence GTGAACGAGGACAGCGGTGCGGCGGGCGGCCTGTACGGCGGCATCTTCGGCCGCGGCGGTATCGCGGCCGAGACGGACGACCGCGCGTGGCTGCGGGCGCTGCTGGACGCGGAGGCCGCGCTGGCGCGCGCCCACGCGCGCGTCGGTCTGGTCCCGGCGGAGCACGCGGCCGCGATCACCGCCGCCTGCGTACCCGAGGCCTTCGACGCCGACGCCCTGGGGGCGGCCGCGGCCGGGGCGGGCAATCCTGTCGTGCCGCTGGTGGCCGAACTGACCCGCCGCGTCGGCGGCGACGCGGCCCGCCACATCCACCACGGCGCCACCAGCCAGGACATCATGGACACCGCCGCCATGCTGGTCGCCCGCCGAGCGGGCGGCGCGGTCGCCGAGCACACCGACGGCGCCGCGGAACTCCTGGCGGAACTGGCCGCCGGGCACCGCGACACCGTGATGGCGGGCCGCACCCTCCTCCAGCAGGCGCTGCCGACCACCTTCGGAGCCGCGGCGGCCGGCTGGCTGGAGGGGCTGGACACCGCGGCGCACCGGCTGACCGAGGTGCTCACGCAGCGGGCGGCCGCACAGCTGGGCGGCGCGGCGGGCACGCTCGCCTCGCTGGGTGAGCACGGCCCGGCGGTGGTCGCGGCGTTCGCGGAGGAGGCCGGACTGGCCGAGCCCGCCCTGCCCTGGCACACCGAACGCGGCCGGATCGCCGACATCGCCGGGGGCCTTGGCCGGGTGTGCGGCGCGGTGGGCAAGACCGCCGGCGACATCGTGCTGCTGGCCCAGACCGAGGTGGGCGAGGTCGTGGAAGCCGGCGGAGCCGGCGTCGGCGGCTCCTCGACGCTGCCGCACAAGCGCAACCCGATCGCCGCCGTCTCCGCCGTCGCCTGCGCCGAGCAGGCGCCGGGACTGGTCTCGACGCTGTTCGCCGCCCAGGCCCAGCAGCACCAGCGGGCGGCGGGCCCCTGGCACGCCGAGTGGCCGGCGCTGACGCGGCTGCTCGACGCCGCGGGATCGGCCGCGGCGTGGCTGTGCACCTCGCTGGAGCGGCTGGAGGTGCGGCCGGAGGCCATGCGCGCCAATCTGGCGGCCTCCGGCGGATTCCCCATGGCCGAACGCGTCACCACCGACCTCGCCGGCGAGCTGGGGCGCTCCCAGGCGCACGAGCGGGTGCGCGACGCCTGCGCGGAGGCGGCCGACAGCGGCCGCGCGCTGGGCGAGGTGCTCGCCGAGCACCTGGCCGGGCGCCGCAGCCGCGCCCGGATCGACGAACTCCTGGACCCGGCGGGCTACCTGGGCTCCACCGGGGTGCTGGTGGACCGCGCGCTGGCGGCCCGCACCCGGCGTCCGCGACCCGAACCCGGCGGCACCGGGCCGAGCACCGGGGAGCGGCGGTGA
- a CDS encoding 4-hydroxybenzoate 3-monooxygenase, with the protein MRTTVGIIGAGPAGLFLSHLLHQHGVESVVLERRDRAYCERRQRAGVVEHGVAEALRESGLGERMEREGFRHDGIELRFDGRGHRIDFPELTGRHVMIWAQTEIVKDLIARRVADGGRIFFEAEATAIEDIETERPRVRFTTAEGVDEVLECDYVVACDGFHGIGRTSLPEEVVRTYDKTYPFGWLGILADVPPSCDELIYARHERGFALHSMRSESVSRLYLQVPADTDPADWSDDRIWSELATRFELREGGWKLETGPITDKSLTPMRSFVAEPMRHGRLFLAGDAAHIVPPTGAKGLNLAMRDVMLLAEGLRAWQESGATAALDTYSDTALRRVWRAEHFSYWMTSLLHIDPDGTPFDRRLQLSYLDHIAACRPAAAQLAENYTGLPEV; encoded by the coding sequence ATGCGCACCACAGTCGGAATCATCGGAGCCGGACCCGCCGGACTGTTCCTGTCGCATCTGCTCCACCAGCACGGCGTGGAGTCGGTGGTGCTGGAGCGCCGCGACCGCGCGTACTGCGAGCGCCGCCAGCGGGCGGGCGTCGTCGAACACGGCGTCGCCGAGGCGCTGCGCGAGTCGGGGCTGGGCGAGCGCATGGAGCGCGAGGGCTTCCGCCACGACGGCATCGAACTGCGCTTCGACGGGCGCGGCCACCGCATCGACTTTCCCGAGCTGACCGGACGCCACGTGATGATCTGGGCGCAGACCGAGATCGTCAAGGACCTGATCGCCCGACGCGTCGCCGACGGCGGGCGGATCTTCTTCGAGGCCGAGGCGACGGCGATCGAGGACATCGAGACCGAGCGGCCGCGCGTCCGGTTCACCACCGCCGAGGGCGTCGACGAGGTACTGGAGTGCGACTACGTGGTGGCCTGCGACGGCTTCCACGGCATCGGGCGCACCAGCCTGCCCGAGGAGGTCGTGCGGACCTATGACAAGACCTATCCCTTCGGCTGGTTGGGCATTCTGGCCGACGTGCCGCCCTCCTGCGACGAGCTGATCTACGCCCGCCACGAGCGCGGTTTCGCCCTGCACAGCATGCGCTCGGAGTCGGTCAGCCGCCTCTATCTGCAGGTGCCCGCCGACACCGACCCCGCCGACTGGTCCGACGACCGCATCTGGTCGGAGCTGGCGACCCGCTTCGAGCTGCGCGAAGGCGGCTGGAAGCTGGAGACCGGCCCGATCACCGACAAGAGCCTCACCCCGATGCGCAGCTTCGTCGCCGAGCCGATGCGCCACGGCCGGCTGTTCCTGGCCGGCGACGCGGCGCACATCGTGCCGCCCACCGGCGCCAAGGGGCTGAACCTGGCGATGCGCGACGTCATGCTGCTGGCCGAGGGCCTGCGCGCCTGGCAGGAGAGCGGAGCCACCGCCGCCCTGGACACCTACTCCGACACCGCGCTGCGCCGGGTGTGGCGGGCCGAGCACTTCTCCTACTGGATGACCTCGCTGCTGCACATCGATCCCGATGGCACGCCGTTCGACCGCCGGCTCCAGCTGTCCTACCTGGACCACATCGCCGCCTGCCGGCCGGCCGCCGCGCAGCTGGCCGAGAACTACACGGGGCTGCCCGAGGTCTGA
- a CDS encoding thiolase family protein, translated as MNDVYVLDAVRTPFGKHGGALAGVRPDDLAAHAVRGLVERTSGLDPAAVDDVYFGDANGAGEDNRNVARMAALLAGLPTSVPGATLNRLCGSGLEAVIAANRAVAVGDASLVLAGGVESMSRAPWVLPKPAKGFPAGHETLHSTTLGWRMVNPAMPQEWTVSLGECTEQIAELYGIERSEQDAFALRSHTKAAAAWEKGVYDAETVPVPGVELARDESIRETSPEKLAGLKPAFRPEGSVTAGNSSPLNDGAAALLIGDEAAASATGATPLARIVSRGVAAVEPHRFGIGPVEAAETALARAGIGWEDLTAVELNEAFAAQSLACLRLWPALDPEIVNPNGGAIAIGHPLGASGARILGSLAHELRRRGGGWGLAAICIGVGQGLAVVLHA; from the coding sequence ATGAACGACGTATACGTCCTGGACGCGGTGCGCACCCCCTTCGGCAAGCACGGGGGCGCGCTCGCCGGGGTGCGCCCCGACGACCTGGCCGCCCACGCCGTGCGCGGCCTCGTCGAGCGCACGAGCGGACTCGACCCGGCCGCCGTCGACGACGTCTACTTCGGCGACGCCAACGGCGCCGGTGAGGACAACCGCAACGTCGCCCGCATGGCGGCCCTGCTGGCCGGCCTGCCGACCTCGGTGCCCGGCGCCACGCTGAACCGGCTGTGCGGCTCGGGCCTGGAGGCGGTCATCGCCGCCAACCGCGCGGTCGCCGTGGGCGATGCGTCGCTGGTCCTCGCCGGCGGTGTGGAGTCGATGAGCCGCGCGCCCTGGGTGCTGCCCAAACCCGCCAAGGGCTTTCCCGCCGGGCACGAGACGCTGCACTCCACCACGCTGGGCTGGCGCATGGTGAACCCGGCCATGCCCCAGGAGTGGACGGTGTCGCTGGGCGAGTGCACCGAGCAGATCGCCGAGCTGTACGGCATCGAGCGCTCCGAGCAGGACGCCTTCGCGCTGCGCAGCCACACCAAGGCTGCCGCGGCCTGGGAGAAGGGCGTCTACGACGCGGAGACCGTGCCGGTACCGGGCGTGGAACTGGCGCGCGACGAGAGCATCCGCGAGACCTCCCCCGAGAAGCTCGCCGGGCTGAAGCCGGCCTTCCGCCCCGAGGGCTCGGTCACGGCCGGCAACTCCTCCCCGCTCAACGACGGTGCCGCGGCCCTGCTGATCGGCGACGAGGCGGCCGCGTCGGCCACCGGCGCCACCCCGCTGGCACGCATCGTCAGCCGGGGGGTCGCCGCTGTCGAGCCGCACCGCTTCGGCATCGGCCCGGTCGAGGCCGCCGAGACCGCGCTGGCCCGGGCGGGCATCGGCTGGGAGGACCTGACGGCCGTCGAGCTGAACGAGGCCTTCGCCGCCCAGTCGCTGGCCTGCTTGCGGCTGTGGCCCGCGCTGGACCCCGAGATCGTCAACCCCAACGGCGGCGCGATCGCCATCGGCCACCCGCTGGGCGCCTCCGGGGCGCGCATCCTGGGCTCGCTCGCCCACGAGCTCCGCCGCCGCGGCGGCGGCTGGGGCCTGGCCGCGATCTGCATCGGCGTGGGCCAGGGCCTCGCCGTCGTGCTGCACGCCTGA
- the pcaD gene encoding 3-oxoadipate enol-lactonase translates to MSVEVHHVAEGPPQAPLLVLSGSLGSTLEMWRPQVEALSDRFRIVRYDIRGHGRSPVPPGPYSLADLGGDVLRLLDRLGAERAHFAGLSLGGMTGMWLAAHAPERIDRLALLCTAPKMPPEAWRQRAQTVREQGVGAVADGVVERWFTPGYAEREPEVVAMMRRMVAGVSAEGYAGCCTAIEHMDLRPDLARITAPTLVVAGGEDPATPPADAERIAAAVPDARLHVLDGGAHLASWERAEEVDGLLRTHFGGAAPTGGARPASKESR, encoded by the coding sequence TTGAGCGTCGAGGTGCACCACGTCGCCGAGGGGCCGCCACAGGCGCCGTTGCTGGTGCTGTCGGGGTCGCTGGGCAGCACTCTTGAGATGTGGCGGCCGCAGGTCGAAGCGCTGTCCGACCGCTTCCGCATCGTGCGCTACGACATCCGCGGCCACGGCCGCTCGCCCGTACCCCCCGGCCCCTACAGCCTGGCCGACCTGGGCGGCGACGTGCTGCGGCTGCTGGACCGCCTCGGCGCCGAGCGCGCCCACTTCGCCGGACTGTCCCTGGGCGGGATGACGGGCATGTGGCTGGCCGCGCACGCCCCCGAGCGCATCGACCGGCTGGCGCTGCTGTGCACGGCTCCCAAGATGCCGCCCGAGGCATGGCGGCAGCGCGCGCAGACGGTGCGCGAGCAGGGTGTCGGCGCCGTCGCCGACGGCGTGGTGGAGCGCTGGTTCACTCCCGGCTACGCCGAACGCGAGCCCGAGGTCGTCGCGATGATGCGCCGGATGGTCGCCGGCGTCTCCGCCGAGGGCTACGCCGGCTGCTGCACCGCCATCGAACACATGGACCTGCGCCCCGATCTCGCGCGGATCACCGCCCCGACTCTGGTCGTCGCCGGCGGCGAGGACCCCGCCACCCCGCCCGCGGACGCCGAGCGGATCGCGGCCGCGGTGCCCGACGCCCGCCTGCACGTATTGGACGGCGGGGCGCACCTGGCCAGCTGGGAGCGGGCCGAGGAGGTCGACGGCCTGCTGCGGACGCACTTCGGCGGCGCCGCCCCGACCGGCGGCGCCCGGCCCGCATCGAAAGAGAGCAGATGA
- a CDS encoding CoA transferase subunit A, whose translation MIVPLDEGVRELVGDGDTVALEGFTHLIPVAAGHEIIRQQRRDLTLVRMTPDIVYDQLIGAGCAARLVFSWGGNPGVGSLHRFRDAIQHGWPRPLEIEEHSHAGMANRYVAGASGLPFAVLRGYAGTDLVGQTETIKTVECPFTGERLAAVPALNPDVAIVHAQRADRSGNVQLWGITGIQKEAVLAAKRSLVTVEEVVDELEPVPGQVVLPSRVLSAVAVAPGGSRPSYAHGYYARDNSAYQDWDAVSRERETFARWLEDEVGAPAQLPGKAG comes from the coding sequence ATGATCGTGCCGCTGGACGAGGGTGTACGCGAACTCGTCGGCGACGGTGACACGGTCGCGCTGGAAGGCTTCACCCACTTGATCCCGGTGGCCGCCGGCCACGAGATCATCCGCCAGCAACGGCGCGACCTCACCCTGGTCCGGATGACCCCCGACATCGTCTACGACCAGCTGATCGGCGCGGGCTGCGCCGCGCGCCTGGTCTTCTCCTGGGGCGGCAACCCCGGAGTCGGCTCCCTCCACCGCTTCCGCGACGCGATCCAGCACGGCTGGCCGCGCCCCCTGGAGATCGAGGAGCACAGCCACGCCGGCATGGCCAACCGCTACGTCGCCGGCGCGTCCGGACTGCCCTTCGCGGTGCTGCGCGGCTACGCCGGCACCGACCTGGTCGGCCAGACCGAGACGATCAAGACCGTGGAGTGCCCCTTCACCGGCGAACGGCTGGCCGCGGTCCCCGCCCTCAACCCCGACGTCGCGATCGTGCACGCCCAACGGGCCGACCGCTCGGGAAACGTCCAGCTCTGGGGCATCACCGGCATCCAGAAGGAGGCCGTACTCGCGGCCAAGCGCTCGCTGGTGACCGTCGAGGAGGTCGTCGACGAGCTCGAACCGGTCCCCGGCCAGGTGGTCCTGCCCTCCCGCGTGCTCAGCGCCGTCGCCGTCGCCCCCGGCGGCTCGCGCCCCTCCTACGCCCACGGCTACTACGCGCGCGACAACAGCGCCTACCAGGACTGGGACGCCGTCAGCCGCGAGCGCGAGACGTTCGCCCGCTGGCTGGAGGACGAGGTGGGTGCTCCTGCACAGCTGCCCGGAAAGGCAGGATGA
- a CDS encoding IclR family transcriptional regulator — protein MSTDLTESGAQPKGEHYVQSLERGLAVIRAFTAQSPTMTLSEVARVTGLTRAAARRFLLTLVDMGYVRTDGRLFSLTPRVLELGYAYLSSAGLPEVAQPHLERLAADLHESSSVSVLDGDDVVYVARVSTSRIMNVAINVGTRFPAYATSMGRVLLAGRPAEEVDAYLEKAELARLTAFTVTTPGRLKSEIERVHNQGWALVDQELEEGLRSVAAPVRDRDGRVVAAVNVSAHASRSSVEDIRRELLPPLLATAARIEADLEISQRAAGHI, from the coding sequence ATGAGCACGGACCTCACCGAATCCGGGGCCCAGCCCAAGGGCGAGCACTACGTGCAGTCGCTGGAGCGCGGTCTGGCCGTGATCCGCGCGTTCACCGCGCAGAGTCCGACCATGACGCTGAGCGAGGTGGCGCGGGTGACCGGACTCACCCGGGCCGCTGCACGGCGCTTCCTGCTCACACTGGTCGACATGGGCTACGTACGCACCGACGGCCGGCTGTTCTCGCTGACCCCCCGGGTGCTGGAGCTGGGCTATGCCTACCTCTCCTCGGCCGGGCTGCCCGAGGTCGCCCAGCCCCATCTGGAGCGGTTGGCCGCCGACCTGCACGAGTCCTCCTCGGTCTCGGTACTCGACGGCGACGACGTCGTCTACGTCGCCCGCGTCTCCACGTCACGCATCATGAACGTGGCCATCAACGTCGGCACGCGCTTCCCCGCCTACGCCACCTCGATGGGACGGGTGCTGCTGGCGGGCCGCCCCGCTGAGGAGGTCGACGCCTATCTGGAGAAGGCCGAACTCGCGCGGCTGACGGCGTTCACCGTGACGACCCCCGGCCGTCTGAAGTCGGAGATCGAGCGTGTGCACAACCAGGGCTGGGCGCTGGTCGACCAGGAACTGGAGGAGGGCTTGCGCTCGGTCGCCGCCCCCGTCCGCGACCGCGACGGCCGGGTGGTGGCCGCGGTCAACGTCTCGGCCCACGCCAGCCGCTCCTCGGTCGAGGACATCCGGCGCGAACTGCTGCCGCCCCTGCTCGCCACCGCCGCCCGCATCGAGGCCGACCTGGAGATCTCCCAGCGCGCGGCGGGCCACATCTGA
- a CDS encoding TetR/AcrR family transcriptional regulator: MSDTIDVDEGPDPLEGLRQRVRELILRSGRSQREFADTVRLEPSKLSKSLKGTRRFSAEELIRIADAADVTVNWLLNGRDDAATVVAIPPGRHTPPDAAHRRSADGASVPAPRSGSGDRRRQIIEAAWQLIAEHGYHAVRTADIARACGTSSATIHYHFPTLSDLLDEALRSSSKQAFDRQVAVLHSIPEARERLHRLIELQLPYPGHLTLEWSIWMQVWTESTLHPHLRELHAGYYQRWHDTIAQTLRDGIAEGVFRGDCDPEAMAMHLTALIDGLAIPVLTRRPGRSVQQMREILREFVATRIEGVTRQ; the protein is encoded by the coding sequence GTGAGCGACACTATCGACGTGGACGAGGGTCCCGACCCCCTGGAGGGCCTGCGGCAGCGGGTTCGCGAACTCATCCTGCGCTCGGGCCGCTCCCAGCGCGAGTTCGCCGACACCGTGCGTTTGGAGCCGTCCAAGCTCTCCAAGTCGCTGAAAGGCACCCGGCGCTTCTCCGCCGAGGAGCTGATCCGGATCGCCGACGCCGCCGACGTCACCGTCAACTGGCTGCTCAACGGCCGCGACGACGCGGCGACCGTCGTCGCCATCCCGCCGGGCCGCCACACGCCGCCCGACGCCGCTCACCGCCGCTCCGCCGACGGGGCGTCCGTACCGGCGCCCCGCTCCGGATCGGGCGACCGGCGGCGCCAGATCATCGAGGCCGCCTGGCAGCTCATCGCCGAGCACGGCTACCACGCGGTGCGCACCGCCGACATCGCGCGTGCCTGCGGCACCTCCAGCGCCACCATCCATTACCACTTCCCCACCCTGAGCGACCTGCTCGACGAGGCGCTGCGCAGCTCCTCCAAGCAGGCGTTCGACCGGCAGGTGGCGGTACTGCACAGCATCCCCGAAGCGCGCGAGCGGCTGCACCGCCTCATCGAACTGCAGCTCCCCTACCCCGGCCACCTCACCCTGGAGTGGTCGATCTGGATGCAGGTCTGGACGGAGTCGACGCTCCACCCGCACCTGCGCGAGCTGCACGCCGGCTACTACCAGCGCTGGCACGACACCATCGCCCAGACCCTGCGCGACGGCATCGCCGAGGGCGTCTTCCGCGGCGACTGCGACCCCGAGGCCATGGCCATGCACCTCACCGCGCTGATCGACGGCCTGGCCATCCCGGTGCTGACCCGCCGTCCGGGGCGCAGCGTGCAGCAGATGCGCGAGATCCTGCGCGAGTTCGTCGCCACCCGCATCGAAGGAGTCACCCGACAGTGA
- the pcaG gene encoding protocatechuate 3,4-dioxygenase subunit alpha: protein MNAPGATTPSQTVGPYLHIGLPWPDGPFALAEGTEGGFWIRGTLYDGAQAPITDGLIETWQADPEGRFDHPDDARGARAWPAFRGFGRSATDERGGFGVYTLKPGGVPGTGGAMQAPHIDVSVFARGMLNRTVTRIYFPDEAEANAADPVLSAVPEPERATLIARPAEDGYRFDIRLQGEDETVFFDI, encoded by the coding sequence ATGAACGCACCCGGCGCGACGACGCCTTCCCAGACCGTCGGCCCCTACCTGCACATCGGGCTGCCCTGGCCGGACGGCCCCTTCGCCCTGGCCGAGGGCACCGAGGGGGGCTTCTGGATTCGCGGCACCCTCTACGACGGGGCGCAGGCGCCCATCACCGACGGGCTGATCGAGACCTGGCAGGCCGACCCCGAGGGCCGCTTCGACCACCCCGACGACGCCCGCGGCGCCCGGGCCTGGCCCGCCTTCCGCGGCTTCGGCCGCAGCGCCACCGACGAGCGGGGCGGATTCGGCGTCTACACGCTCAAGCCTGGAGGGGTCCCGGGAACGGGCGGCGCGATGCAGGCGCCGCACATCGACGTCTCGGTCTTCGCCCGCGGAATGCTCAACCGCACGGTCACCCGCATCTACTTCCCGGATGAGGCGGAGGCCAACGCCGCCGACCCGGTGCTGTCGGCGGTCCCCGAGCCGGAGCGCGCCACGCTGATCGCGCGACCCGCCGAGGACGGCTACCGCTTCGACATCCGGCTGCAGGGCGAGGATGAGACCGTCTTCTTCGACATCTGA
- the pcaC gene encoding 4-carboxymuconolactone decarboxylase yields MTTNETPAGDDDARRDAGMAVRREVLGDAHVDRAEAAKTAFTEPFQDLITRYAWGEVWTRGGLDRRTRSCMVLTALTAQGHWDELGMHVRAAQRNGLDRDEIAEVFLQAAIYCGVPSANKAFGIAQRVLDEVDAEAGR; encoded by the coding sequence ATGACTACGAACGAGACGCCCGCGGGCGACGACGACGCACGCCGGGACGCCGGAATGGCGGTGCGGCGCGAGGTTCTGGGCGACGCCCACGTCGACCGCGCCGAGGCCGCCAAGACCGCGTTCACCGAACCCTTCCAGGACCTGATCACCCGCTACGCCTGGGGCGAGGTCTGGACGCGCGGGGGCCTCGACCGCCGTACGCGCAGCTGCATGGTGCTGACCGCGCTGACGGCCCAGGGCCACTGGGACGAACTGGGCATGCACGTGCGCGCCGCGCAGCGCAACGGGCTCGACCGCGACGAGATCGCCGAGGTGTTCCTGCAGGCGGCGATCTACTGCGGGGTCCCCTCCGCCAACAAGGCCTTCGGCATCGCCCAGCGGGTGCTGGACGAGGTCGACGCCGAGGCCGGACGCTAG
- the pcaH gene encoding protocatechuate 3,4-dioxygenase subunit beta, with protein sequence MSTDPDTGAVPLAAGYLRDTGAHPPMDYPGYRSTALRHPKRPLHLLPHLLTEVTGPLLGEGRIGETDNDLTRQHEGEPQGQRIIVHGQVRDGDGSPIPRTLIEIWQANAGGRYRHTGDNWPCPLDPNFTGVGRTLTDEQGRYRFTTIRPGAYPWKNHDNAWRPAHIHFSLFGRAFTQRLVTQMYFPGDPLFFQDPMWNSIPDEKARERLLARFDYAATEPEWALAYEWDIVLRGRESTVFESEVDDE encoded by the coding sequence ATGAGCACCGACCCGGACACCGGCGCGGTCCCGCTCGCGGCGGGGTACCTGCGCGACACCGGGGCCCATCCGCCGATGGACTACCCCGGATACCGCAGCACCGCGCTGCGCCACCCCAAGCGGCCGCTGCACCTGCTCCCGCACCTGCTGACCGAGGTCACGGGACCGCTGCTGGGCGAAGGCCGCATCGGCGAGACCGACAACGACCTCACCCGCCAGCACGAGGGCGAGCCGCAGGGGCAGCGCATCATCGTGCACGGCCAGGTCCGCGACGGCGACGGCAGTCCGATCCCCCGCACGCTGATCGAGATCTGGCAGGCCAACGCCGGCGGGCGCTACCGCCACACCGGCGACAACTGGCCCTGCCCCCTGGACCCCAACTTCACCGGCGTGGGGCGCACGCTCACCGACGAGCAGGGCCGCTACCGGTTCACCACCATCCGGCCCGGCGCCTACCCGTGGAAGAACCACGACAACGCCTGGCGCCCGGCCCACATCCACTTCTCCCTGTTCGGCCGCGCGTTCACCCAGCGCCTGGTCACCCAGATGTACTTCCCGGGAGACCCGCTGTTCTTCCAGGACCCCATGTGGAACTCGATCCCGGACGAGAAGGCCCGGGAGCGCCTGCTGGCGCGATTCGACTACGCGGCCACCGAGCCCGAGTGGGCGCTGGCCTACGAGTGGGACATCGTGCTGCGCGGGCGCGAGTCCACCGTCTTCGAGTCGGAAGTGGACGACGAGTGA
- a CDS encoding BKACE family enzyme, producing MNETMNTDVILTAALTGAGDTVGKSEHVPVSPKEIAASAVAAADAGASAVHIHVRDPKTGAPSRDNALYREVVERIKETGTDVVINLTAGMGGDLVIGQDDPMAFDEGTDLVNGLDRLPHVEELLPDICTLDCGSVNFGDGSLVYVSTPEMLRAGAKRIQESGVRPELEIFDTGQLWFAKRMYAEGLIDDPSMFQLCTGIPYGAPADPGVLQSMVHLLPEGAQWASFAIGRMQMPWVAQSILLGGHARVGLEDNLYLSRGVKATNAQLVEKAAGIIESLGARVCTPDEARAKLKLRSAG from the coding sequence GTGAACGAGACCATGAACACCGACGTCATCCTCACCGCGGCGCTCACCGGCGCCGGGGACACGGTCGGCAAGAGCGAGCACGTGCCGGTGAGCCCGAAGGAGATCGCCGCGTCGGCGGTGGCCGCCGCGGACGCCGGCGCCAGCGCCGTGCACATCCACGTGCGCGACCCCAAGACCGGGGCGCCCTCGCGCGACAACGCCCTCTACCGGGAAGTCGTCGAGCGCATCAAGGAGACCGGCACCGACGTCGTCATCAACCTCACCGCGGGTATGGGCGGCGACCTGGTCATCGGCCAGGACGACCCGATGGCCTTCGACGAGGGCACCGACCTGGTCAACGGCCTCGACCGGCTCCCCCACGTCGAGGAGCTGCTCCCCGACATCTGCACCCTCGACTGCGGCAGCGTGAACTTCGGCGACGGCAGCCTGGTCTACGTCTCCACCCCCGAAATGCTGCGCGCCGGTGCCAAGCGCATCCAGGAGTCGGGCGTACGGCCCGAACTGGAGATCTTCGACACCGGGCAGCTGTGGTTCGCCAAGCGCATGTACGCCGAAGGGCTCATCGACGACCCGTCCATGTTCCAGCTGTGCACGGGCATCCCCTACGGCGCCCCGGCCGACCCGGGCGTGCTGCAGTCGATGGTGCACCTGCTGCCCGAGGGCGCGCAGTGGGCCAGCTTCGCGATCGGCCGGATGCAGATGCCCTGGGTCGCGCAGTCCATCCTGCTGGGCGGGCACGCCCGCGTGGGGCTGGAGGACAACCTCTACCTCAGTCGCGGGGTCAAGGCCACCAACGCCCAACTGGTGGAGAAGGCCGCCGGCATCATCGAGTCGCTGGGCGCGCGCGTGTGCACGCCCGACGAGGCCCGCGCCAAGCTCAAGCTGCGCAGCGCCGGCTGA